In a single window of the Streptomyces sp. HUAS ZL42 genome:
- a CDS encoding MarR family winged helix-turn-helix transcriptional regulator yields the protein MARRPQELLRLLTRAERLSVRRVQSVLDEFDCSVEAWRVLDLLSDGQGHNMTALADHAFLPAPSLTKLIDQLVDQNLVYRRIDPADRRRVLAHLTPRGMERWQQLVREVRADWAELEHVLADEDGERLHVLLNRLADAVKGTEADRVTTGRGGRAVERGR from the coding sequence ATGGCGAGGCGGCCCCAGGAACTGCTCCGTCTGCTGACGCGGGCCGAGCGTCTCTCCGTGCGCCGAGTCCAGTCCGTACTGGACGAGTTCGACTGTTCCGTGGAGGCTTGGCGGGTCCTCGACCTGCTCTCGGACGGGCAGGGGCACAACATGACGGCCCTCGCCGACCACGCCTTCCTGCCGGCTCCCAGCCTCACCAAGCTGATCGACCAACTCGTCGACCAGAACCTGGTTTACCGCCGCATCGACCCTGCCGACCGCCGCCGCGTCCTCGCCCATCTCACGCCACGGGGCATGGAGCGATGGCAGCAGTTGGTGCGCGAAGTGCGGGCCGACTGGGCCGAGTTGGAACATGTCCTCGCGGACGAGGACGGGGAGCGACTGCACGTCCTGCTGAACCGGCTGGCCGATGCGGTGAAAGGCACGGAGGCAGACCGGGTCACAACAGGTCGTGGGGGGCGTGCAGTTGAGCGAGGACGTTGA
- a CDS encoding substrate-binding domain-containing protein, producing the protein MHRPLRLHAPEWVTADDSVLNVALVYPMQGPAGIFGPTCEACARLAAEEVNKAGGVLGRELRLLEVDGGRDPQTVARDVEALVATGAVHGVTGWHISSVREALAPRVAHRVPYVYTALYEGGERTEGVFMTSETPEWQLLPAMRLLAETRGVRRWFVVGNNYVWPRRTARAARRYARASRGRVCGESYLPLDTEDFEAVLRRIEHADADGVLMLLVGSDAVRFNRAFASSGLDRRCLRLSTLMDENMLMASGPEATGDLFSTAGFFASLANQDTLDFHAQYAARFGIEAPAPGSLGESCYEGVLLLAALVEQARTFDVSAIAAAAETVSYEGPRGLLRLHDRHVRQRIYLAEADGLDFNVLAQLHAPHDLL; encoded by the coding sequence ATGCACCGGCCGCTCCGCCTCCACGCCCCCGAGTGGGTAACGGCCGACGATTCGGTTCTGAACGTCGCGCTCGTGTACCCGATGCAGGGGCCTGCCGGGATCTTCGGGCCCACCTGTGAGGCGTGCGCACGGCTGGCCGCCGAGGAGGTCAACAAGGCGGGTGGCGTCCTCGGCAGGGAGCTGCGGCTGCTCGAGGTGGACGGCGGCCGGGACCCGCAGACCGTGGCGCGGGACGTGGAGGCGCTGGTCGCGACCGGAGCGGTGCACGGCGTGACCGGATGGCACATCTCGTCCGTGCGCGAGGCCCTCGCGCCGCGGGTCGCCCACCGGGTGCCGTACGTCTACACAGCCCTGTACGAGGGTGGCGAGCGCACCGAGGGCGTCTTCATGACCAGCGAGACTCCCGAGTGGCAGCTGCTGCCGGCCATGCGGCTGCTCGCCGAGACGCGCGGCGTGCGCCGCTGGTTCGTCGTCGGCAACAACTACGTCTGGCCCCGGCGCACGGCCCGGGCCGCCCGCCGCTACGCGCGCGCAAGCCGGGGCCGGGTCTGCGGCGAGTCGTATCTCCCGCTGGATACCGAGGACTTCGAGGCTGTGCTGCGGCGGATCGAGCACGCGGACGCGGACGGCGTGCTGATGCTGCTGGTCGGCAGCGACGCGGTCCGCTTCAACCGGGCCTTCGCCTCCTCCGGGCTCGACCGGCGGTGCCTGCGGCTGAGTACGCTGATGGACGAGAACATGCTGATGGCCAGCGGCCCCGAGGCGACCGGCGACCTGTTCAGTACGGCCGGGTTCTTCGCGTCACTGGCCAACCAGGACACCCTCGACTTCCACGCTCAGTACGCCGCCCGGTTCGGGATCGAGGCGCCTGCCCCGGGCAGCCTCGGAGAGTCCTGCTACGAAGGTGTGCTGCTCCTGGCGGCGCTCGTCGAACAGGCCCGCACGTTCGATGTCTCCGCGATCGCAGCCGCCGCCGAGACGGTCTCGTACGAAGGACCGCGCGGGCTGCTCCGTCTCCACGACCGGCATGTGCGTCAGCGCATCTACCTGGCGGAGGCGGACGGGCTGGACTTCAACGTCCTCGCTCAACTGCACGCCCCCCACGACCTGTTGTGA
- a CDS encoding LysR substrate-binding domain-containing protein, with the protein MKPLSRSSLRTPSNLEAAIQEAAAAGIPRPPSTYWARPKPKDQSAGVFSTYPMKTFSPGVPMEGLAPGFGHRVLVRDEIVALVASGRPQARRPALSLDELSATPLITYGRDSGLYPRLRTAFPETGVPFQPAYATNHVALQLELVAAGVGIALAAGASAASRRLLPVVTSYDSDAPIAEDGSLTGKFFAVRKALGAREPLRSSERLPTLPPTRVPLSHRADLLAGLRAVPSPTSAAPHPASFEHLGLDAGMVLHTAHPRIPAGEHRLILTDVRDRATVFSDGTLLGVAGPDTPELPVHGTGDVVRLEILVENLGRVDYGPGIGRHKGLLGPVLVDRRIVQGWDSTPVALQEWSAAELAGAVAAGPTTTHAGFAAATFHVDTPADNTVTALELERLGAVLELRDRPELGPPEEYVEEFD; encoded by the coding sequence ATGAAACCGCTCTCGCGCTCGTCGCTCAGGACGCCGTCGAACCTCGAAGCCGCTATTCAGGAGGCTGCTGCCGCGGGGATACCCAGGCCGCCTTCGACGTACTGGGCGCGGCCGAAGCCGAAGGACCAGTCGGCCGGGGTGTTCTCGACGTATCCGATGAAGACGTTCTCGCCGGGGGTTCCGATGGAGGGTCTCGCGCCGGGATTCGGGCACCGGGTCCTCGTCCGCGACGAGATCGTGGCGCTCGTCGCCTCCGGCCGACCGCAGGCACGACGGCCGGCACTGTCGCTGGACGAGCTCTCCGCCACCCCGCTGATCACCTACGGCCGCGACAGCGGTCTGTATCCCCGGCTGCGTACGGCCTTCCCGGAGACCGGCGTCCCCTTCCAGCCCGCCTACGCCACGAACCACGTCGCGCTGCAGCTGGAACTCGTCGCCGCCGGTGTCGGTATCGCCCTCGCGGCGGGAGCATCCGCGGCATCACGACGACTGCTGCCCGTCGTGACGAGCTACGACTCCGACGCGCCGATCGCCGAGGACGGCAGCCTCACCGGGAAGTTCTTCGCCGTACGGAAGGCGCTCGGCGCCCGTGAACCACTCCGCTCATCCGAACGGCTGCCGACGCTGCCACCGACCCGCGTCCCGCTCTCCCACCGCGCCGACCTGCTCGCCGGCCTGCGCGCCGTGCCGTCTCCCACCTCGGCCGCCCCGCACCCCGCGTCATTCGAACACCTCGGACTGGACGCGGGCATGGTTCTGCACACCGCACACCCGCGCATTCCGGCAGGCGAACACCGGCTGATCCTCACCGACGTACGAGACCGGGCAACGGTCTTCAGCGACGGCACCCTCCTCGGCGTCGCCGGCCCCGACACCCCGGAACTCCCCGTTCACGGAACCGGAGACGTCGTACGACTGGAGATCCTGGTCGAGAACCTCGGGCGCGTGGACTACGGCCCGGGCATCGGCCGGCACAAAGGCCTGCTCGGTCCCGTCCTCGTCGACCGGCGCATCGTGCAGGGCTGGGACAGCACGCCGGTCGCACTGCAGGAGTGGTCCGCCGCGGAGCTGGCCGGCGCGGTCGCCGCCGGTCCCACGACCACGCACGCCGGATTCGCCGCGGCGACGTTCCATGTCGACACGCCTGCGGACAACACCGTGACGGCCCTCGAACTGGAACGGCTCGGTGCAGTCCTGGAATTGCGGGATCGTCCCGAGCTGGGACCGCCGGAGGAGTACGTCGAGGAGTTCGACTGA
- a CDS encoding helix-turn-helix domain-containing protein, translating to MVASPQTEKFAACLRMLKDRSGRGYDRLGKEAGVSGSSLHRYCSGLSVPTDYRVVHAFAKVCGASAEELRELHRLWALADTDRDVPAVTAEENPEPEPEEPAVPAQVSPGPDDVTPPEITPDEAEKPRRSRVPQKLSSRIAILTAVAAVALVAGFVWLPLGRPAGASPADDDRLLYSPACQSVSMGQHDECVREVQTLLARAKGRLAVDGDFGPETLRRLTAFQVLAGVPARSAVDDATKKALYAQKVSMATWSPAEVEKRIRQVFVEDPDTAVAIARCASFLDPLWVLPNTNGSRNWGVFQISDARLRELDGTPLRAFDPEWNIKAAHRLWSAQRDFHDWPSCEAALKKDSPKS from the coding sequence GTGGTTGCCTCTCCGCAAACCGAAAAGTTCGCAGCCTGTCTTCGGATGCTGAAGGACCGCAGTGGCCGGGGCTACGACCGCCTCGGCAAGGAGGCGGGCGTCAGTGGTTCCAGTCTGCATCGGTACTGCTCCGGCCTCAGCGTCCCGACGGACTACCGGGTGGTGCACGCCTTCGCCAAGGTGTGCGGAGCCAGTGCGGAGGAGCTCCGCGAACTCCACCGGCTGTGGGCGCTGGCGGACACCGACCGGGACGTACCGGCCGTGACCGCCGAGGAGAACCCGGAACCAGAACCGGAGGAGCCTGCCGTGCCCGCGCAGGTGAGCCCCGGACCGGACGACGTCACCCCGCCGGAGATCACCCCCGACGAGGCCGAGAAGCCGCGACGCTCCCGCGTGCCCCAGAAGCTGTCCTCCCGTATCGCGATACTGACCGCCGTCGCCGCGGTGGCGCTGGTGGCCGGCTTCGTGTGGCTGCCCTTGGGGCGCCCCGCCGGTGCCTCACCGGCGGACGACGACAGACTGCTGTACTCCCCCGCGTGCCAGTCGGTGAGCATGGGCCAGCACGACGAGTGCGTGCGGGAGGTCCAGACCCTGTTGGCGCGGGCGAAGGGCAGGCTCGCCGTCGACGGGGACTTCGGGCCGGAGACCCTGCGCAGACTCACCGCGTTCCAGGTGCTGGCGGGCGTGCCGGCGAGAAGCGCGGTCGACGACGCCACCAAGAAGGCGCTCTACGCGCAGAAGGTGAGCATGGCGACCTGGTCGCCGGCCGAGGTGGAGAAGCGGATCCGTCAGGTGTTCGTCGAGGATCCCGACACCGCCGTGGCCATCGCCCGCTGTGCCTCGTTCCTCGACCCGCTGTGGGTGCTGCCCAACACCAACGGCAGCCGCAACTGGGGCGTGTTCCAGATCTCCGACGCCCGCCTGCGGGAGCTCGACGGCACGCCACTGCGGGCGTTCGACCCGGAGTGGAACATCAAGGCGGCCCACCGTCTGTGGAGCGCCCAACGTGACTTCCACGACTGGCCCTCCTGCGAGGCGGCGCTGAAGAAGGACTCACCGAAGAGCTGA
- a CDS encoding D-Ala-D-Ala carboxypeptidase family metallohydrolase: MTSSFRPINRRTMLRGTLAAGAGVAFGQLLFSGVAQAYSWSRTLEQGDSGADVTELQIRVAGWAADSASHTRVSIDGDFGPGTAAAVRRFQTAYGLAADASVGPNTQAKLNALEQSDGSTAHFNWSEFVDQASGTFNGGKLSAAQVKENVRRCMYKLEALRKKLGDKPITVNSGFRSIAHNAEIGGASDSMHLYGTAADLDVPGVANRTVYQKAETCGFSGLERYTVDHQHVDSRADLGRDWWWESGTI, translated from the coding sequence ATGACTTCCTCCTTCCGCCCCATCAACCGCCGCACCATGCTGCGTGGCACGCTGGCCGCCGGCGCGGGCGTCGCGTTCGGACAGCTGCTGTTCTCGGGCGTCGCACAGGCCTATTCGTGGTCGCGCACTCTGGAACAGGGCGACAGCGGCGCCGACGTGACCGAGCTGCAGATCCGGGTCGCGGGCTGGGCGGCGGACAGCGCAAGCCACACCCGGGTCAGCATCGACGGGGACTTCGGCCCCGGTACGGCGGCGGCCGTTCGCCGGTTCCAGACGGCGTACGGTCTCGCCGCCGACGCCAGCGTCGGACCCAACACCCAGGCGAAGCTCAACGCGCTGGAGCAGTCGGACGGCTCCACGGCCCACTTCAACTGGAGCGAGTTCGTGGACCAGGCGAGCGGCACCTTCAACGGCGGCAAGCTGAGCGCGGCGCAGGTGAAGGAGAACGTCCGCCGCTGCATGTACAAGCTGGAGGCGCTGCGCAAGAAGCTGGGCGACAAGCCGATCACGGTCAACTCCGGCTTCCGCAGCATCGCGCACAACGCCGAGATCGGCGGGGCCAGCGACAGCATGCACCTGTACGGCACCGCGGCCGACCTCGACGTGCCCGGCGTGGCCAACAGGACCGTCTACCAGAAGGCGGAGACCTGCGGGTTCTCCGGGCTGGAGAGGTACACCGTCGACCACCAGCACGTGGACAGCAGGGCCGACCTCGGTCGTGACTGGTGGTGGGAGAGCGGCACCATCTGA
- a CDS encoding GH25 family lysozyme, which yields MGQRTLLRGLTLAVAAVLPLYGPMVVQAAESAATAVAVCGHTSAQPTLQRGSTGDSTVEAQCELNLATKPSRYTPIAADGSFGPATETRVKEFQRCAGLDVDGVLGPQTWAALNTWAAGPHSCANQGTSSTAQTTVCGHTDARPTLRRGVTGTEVKELQCRLNLAMEPFHYPPLAIDGNFGGGTEGRVIELQHCANLSADGVVGPNTWAKLVDWAGRNTYCTPPRPAGYPIDGLDTAKYQHPGGAPIDWKAVRASGVEFATVKATRGLNVTDEYLATDLPAARAAGLAVAPYHFYTGTSPDTGTAQADRFITAARATGYTGQRAGDLPPVFDLERMDDGSGRCPTYGTVADAKAWLDRVEAAFGRTPIIYTQKSFLDDCLGSTTAFARYPLQLADYRQSISRPPLPNGSTTWAMWQYTDAALFPGIQAPATADVFNGSQADLDRLANR from the coding sequence ATGGGACAGAGGACGCTTCTGCGGGGTCTGACCCTCGCCGTGGCAGCGGTCCTGCCCCTGTACGGGCCCATGGTGGTGCAGGCGGCGGAGTCCGCAGCCACCGCCGTCGCGGTCTGCGGGCATACGAGCGCACAGCCCACGCTGCAGCGGGGATCGACGGGGGACTCGACGGTCGAGGCGCAGTGCGAGCTCAATCTGGCGACGAAGCCGAGCCGTTACACGCCGATCGCGGCGGACGGCTCGTTCGGGCCGGCGACGGAGACGCGTGTCAAGGAGTTCCAGCGGTGTGCCGGGCTGGACGTGGACGGTGTGCTCGGCCCGCAGACCTGGGCGGCGCTGAACACCTGGGCCGCGGGGCCGCACTCCTGCGCGAACCAGGGCACGTCGAGCACGGCGCAGACGACCGTGTGCGGCCACACCGACGCACGCCCGACGCTGCGTCGGGGTGTGACGGGCACTGAGGTCAAGGAACTGCAGTGCCGTCTGAACCTGGCCATGGAGCCGTTCCACTATCCGCCCCTGGCCATCGACGGGAACTTCGGGGGCGGGACCGAGGGCCGGGTCATCGAGCTCCAGCACTGCGCCAACCTCAGCGCCGACGGGGTCGTGGGACCCAACACCTGGGCGAAACTGGTGGACTGGGCCGGCCGCAACACGTACTGCACACCACCGCGCCCCGCCGGATACCCGATCGACGGCCTGGACACAGCCAAGTACCAGCACCCCGGCGGCGCACCGATCGACTGGAAGGCCGTACGGGCCTCGGGTGTCGAGTTCGCGACGGTCAAGGCCACCCGGGGCCTGAACGTCACCGACGAATACCTTGCCACCGACCTCCCCGCGGCCAGGGCGGCGGGGCTGGCCGTCGCGCCCTACCACTTCTACACGGGCACGTCGCCCGACACGGGTACCGCGCAGGCCGACCGGTTCATCACCGCCGCACGAGCGACCGGCTACACCGGACAGCGTGCGGGCGACCTGCCGCCCGTCTTCGACCTGGAACGCATGGACGACGGCAGCGGACGCTGTCCCACCTACGGCACGGTGGCCGACGCCAAGGCCTGGCTCGACCGGGTGGAGGCGGCCTTCGGCCGCACTCCGATCATCTACACCCAGAAGTCCTTCCTTGACGACTGCCTGGGTTCGACCACCGCGTTCGCCCGGTATCCGCTGCAACTCGCGGACTACCGCCAGTCGATCAGCCGGCCACCGCTGCCGAACGGCTCGACGACCTGGGCGATGTGGCAGTACACCGACGCCGCGCTTTTCCCGGGCATCCAGGCACCGGCGACCGCGGACGTGTTCAACGGCTCCCAGGCCGATCTGGACCGTCTGGCCAACCGCTGA
- a CDS encoding pyridoxamine 5'-phosphate oxidase family protein has protein sequence MTARGFDVDTFLRQPLTARLATDGPTVRPVWFLWEDGAFWVLTGPWTRLFHRVKDDPGVALVVDECDLVTGRVQQVIARGQAELVPFDVPRGRRKLARYLGADEALWDERFVHYLYDDPSERGTMWLRLTPASLTAQDLSYSVARNVL, from the coding sequence GTGACAGCTCGTGGTTTCGACGTGGACACCTTCTTGCGGCAGCCGCTCACCGCTCGCCTCGCCACCGATGGGCCCACGGTGCGCCCGGTCTGGTTCCTCTGGGAGGACGGCGCATTCTGGGTGCTGACGGGTCCGTGGACCCGGTTGTTCCACCGTGTGAAGGACGATCCGGGCGTCGCGCTCGTGGTGGACGAATGCGATCTCGTGACGGGACGCGTTCAGCAGGTGATCGCCCGGGGGCAGGCTGAGCTCGTACCGTTCGACGTGCCGAGAGGGCGGCGCAAGCTGGCCCGCTATCTGGGAGCGGACGAGGCTCTGTGGGATGAACGGTTCGTGCACTACCTGTACGACGATCCGAGCGAACGAGGCACGATGTGGCTGCGCTTGACGCCCGCCTCACTCACGGCCCAGGACCTGAGCTACTCCGTCGCCCGTAACGTTCTGTGA
- a CDS encoding VOC family protein, translating into MELHVSHIVMDCADPERLAAFWSDFLGVQIKTRWRQYVLLEPSRDGASALAFQRVGEAKTGKNRAHVDLTVPDLEAATRHAVSFGAVVIDETTEDGVTVRVMADPEGNEFCLVRLPPHEGTSSQVTS; encoded by the coding sequence ATGGAACTCCATGTGTCCCACATCGTCATGGACTGCGCGGACCCGGAGCGGCTCGCGGCATTCTGGTCGGACTTCCTCGGCGTACAGATCAAGACGAGATGGAGGCAGTACGTCCTCTTGGAGCCCTCCCGAGACGGCGCCTCGGCACTTGCCTTCCAGCGTGTCGGCGAGGCCAAGACGGGCAAGAACCGCGCGCACGTCGATCTGACCGTGCCGGATCTGGAGGCGGCGACACGTCACGCCGTGAGTTTCGGCGCCGTCGTCATCGACGAGACGACCGAAGACGGTGTCACCGTACGGGTCATGGCCGATCCCGAAGGGAACGAGTTCTGCCTCGTCCGCCTTCCGCCGCACGAGGGTACGTCTTCACAGGTCACCTCGTGA
- the pgm gene encoding phosphoglucomutase (alpha-D-glucose-1,6-bisphosphate-dependent): MHSERAGKPAGPEDLIDVARLVTAYYALHPDPAAPEQRVAFGTSGHRGSSLAAAFNEDHIAATSQAICEYRAEQGTDGPLFLGADTHALSEPARVTALEVFAANDVTVLIDTADGYSPTPAVSHAILTHNRGRTSGPADGVVVTPSHNPPADGGFKYNPPSGGPAGSDATSWIQDRANEIIAAGLKDVRRVSYTRALAAPGTARYDFLDSYVSDLPNVLDLDAIRTAGVRIGADPLGGASVAYWGRIAEQHRLDLTVVNPLTDPTWRFMTLDWDGKIRMDCSSPHAMASLIEQRDRFQIATGNDADADRHGIVTPDAGLMNPNHYLAVAISYLYGHRKEWPAGAGVGKTLVSSGMIDRVAADLGRRLVEVPVGFKWFVDGLVDGSLGFGGEESAGASFLRRDGSVWTTDKDGIILALLASEITAVTGKTPSEHYAALTARFGEPAYARIDAPASREEKALLAKLSPAQVSADTLAGEPVTAVLTEAPGNGASIGGIKVTTENAWFAARPSGTEDVYKIYAESFRGPDHLRQVQDEAKLVVQRALGS; encoded by the coding sequence ATGCACTCTGAGCGAGCGGGCAAGCCGGCCGGACCCGAGGACCTGATCGACGTCGCCAGGCTGGTGACGGCGTACTACGCGTTGCACCCCGACCCGGCCGCGCCGGAGCAGCGCGTCGCGTTCGGCACGTCAGGGCATCGCGGATCGTCGCTGGCGGCGGCGTTCAACGAGGACCACATCGCCGCGACAAGCCAGGCCATCTGCGAGTATCGCGCGGAACAGGGCACCGACGGCCCCCTCTTCCTGGGAGCGGACACGCACGCCCTGTCCGAGCCCGCGAGGGTCACCGCGCTGGAGGTGTTCGCGGCCAACGACGTGACGGTGCTCATCGACACCGCGGACGGTTACTCGCCCACCCCGGCGGTCTCGCACGCCATCCTGACCCACAACCGGGGCCGCACCTCCGGGCCGGCGGACGGCGTGGTCGTGACCCCCTCGCACAACCCGCCTGCCGACGGCGGCTTCAAGTACAACCCGCCCAGCGGCGGTCCGGCAGGCTCCGACGCGACCTCCTGGATCCAGGACCGGGCGAACGAGATCATCGCAGCCGGCCTGAAGGACGTACGGCGCGTCTCCTACACCCGGGCGCTCGCCGCACCCGGCACCGCACGCTACGACTTCCTGGACTCGTATGTGTCCGACCTGCCGAACGTGCTGGACCTGGACGCGATCCGGACGGCCGGCGTACGGATCGGTGCCGACCCGCTCGGAGGGGCCTCGGTGGCCTACTGGGGGCGCATCGCCGAGCAGCACCGCCTCGACCTGACGGTGGTCAATCCGCTGACCGACCCGACCTGGCGCTTCATGACGCTGGACTGGGACGGCAAGATCCGCATGGACTGCTCCTCGCCGCATGCGATGGCCTCGTTGATCGAGCAGCGCGACCGTTTCCAGATCGCGACGGGCAACGACGCCGACGCCGACCGGCACGGCATCGTCACTCCGGACGCCGGCCTGATGAACCCCAATCACTACCTTGCCGTCGCCATCTCCTACCTGTACGGGCACCGCAAGGAGTGGCCCGCGGGTGCGGGCGTGGGCAAGACGCTGGTGTCGTCCGGCATGATCGACCGGGTCGCCGCCGACCTGGGCCGCCGACTGGTCGAAGTGCCGGTGGGATTCAAGTGGTTCGTGGACGGACTGGTCGACGGATCGCTCGGCTTCGGAGGCGAGGAGTCGGCCGGAGCGTCGTTCCTGCGCCGGGACGGTTCGGTGTGGACCACCGACAAGGACGGCATCATTCTGGCCCTGCTCGCCTCCGAGATCACGGCCGTCACCGGCAAGACACCGTCCGAGCACTACGCCGCGCTCACGGCACGCTTCGGCGAACCGGCCTACGCCCGCATCGACGCACCGGCGTCCCGAGAGGAAAAGGCCCTCCTGGCCAAGCTGTCCCCGGCACAGGTCAGCGCCGACACCCTCGCCGGGGAGCCGGTCACCGCCGTACTCACCGAAGCGCCGGGCAACGGCGCCTCCATCGGCGGCATCAAGGTGACCACCGAGAACGCGTGGTTCGCGGCCCGACCCTCGGGCACCGAGGACGTGTACAAGATCTACGCGGAGTCGTTCCGGGGCCCCGACCACCTGCGTCAGGTCCAGGACGAGGCCAAGCTCGTGGTGCAGCGGGCACTGGGAAGCTGA
- a CDS encoding AAA family ATPase: protein MLLSCAFINLKPGVGKTTSAVWLAHALNELGLPPLLVDSDPAGSALRWSELAGGFPFPVIALPVGDVHHRVDDFLGRRQAVVLDAPQLEDHARIARSVMRHANEWIVPVTPAPIELDRMAPIQNEMGDVQSLRPQPARTAVLLNRTNRPGTTRTGPDSDAREVLAERGFDVLDTQIARLDLYSQSFGGPVRVQGTAYMDLANELLKRQAGE from the coding sequence GTGTTGCTGAGCTGTGCGTTCATCAATCTGAAGCCTGGTGTCGGGAAGACGACCAGCGCTGTCTGGCTGGCCCATGCGCTGAATGAGCTGGGACTGCCCCCGCTGCTGGTCGACAGCGACCCGGCCGGCTCCGCGCTGCGCTGGAGCGAGCTCGCCGGCGGCTTTCCCTTTCCCGTGATCGCCCTTCCCGTCGGCGACGTGCACCACCGGGTCGACGACTTCCTCGGAAGACGGCAGGCCGTGGTGCTCGACGCCCCGCAGCTGGAGGATCACGCCCGCATCGCGCGCAGCGTCATGCGCCATGCGAACGAGTGGATCGTGCCGGTGACCCCGGCCCCGATCGAGCTGGACCGGATGGCACCCATCCAGAACGAGATGGGCGATGTGCAGTCGCTTCGCCCGCAGCCGGCCCGCACCGCGGTGTTGCTCAACCGCACCAACCGTCCCGGCACCACCCGTACCGGTCCCGACTCCGACGCCCGGGAGGTGCTCGCGGAACGGGGATTCGACGTCCTCGACACCCAGATCGCCCGCCTCGACCTGTACTCCCAGTCGTTCGGCGGTCCGGTCCGCGTCCAGGGAACCGCCTACATGGACCTCGCGAACGAACTCCTCAAACGTCAGGCAGGCGAATGA
- a CDS encoding carbohydrate ABC transporter permease, giving the protein MATTRAPLRRFADYAVLSVLAFIFVLPVLYLLLGSLKPSDQVLNGLSGFLPTHLSFDNYTHVLDALNSDSTGYFWRFMGVSLLVAFVVVTGGLFVNSMAAYGMSRLKWRGRGALFTLVLLLMLVPFESVAVPLFYMFNDQRNTIYIQAIPFIANAFSVYQFHTFFRTIPPSIEEAARLDGAGPWRTFFAIIVPMSKPVFASVAILTFLTQWGSFLWPVLMVSDPAARPLPLEMSVFQGQQPPDWGQILAFGVLLVLPVLVVFAFFQRWFVQGVASSAVKG; this is encoded by the coding sequence ATGGCCACGACCCGCGCGCCCCTGCGCCGCTTCGCCGACTACGCCGTCCTGAGCGTGCTCGCCTTCATCTTCGTACTGCCCGTCCTCTACCTCCTCCTCGGCAGCCTCAAGCCCTCCGACCAGGTACTGAACGGCCTGAGCGGATTCCTCCCCACCCACCTGTCCTTCGACAACTACACGCACGTCCTCGACGCCCTGAACTCCGACAGCACCGGCTATTTCTGGCGCTTCATGGGTGTCTCGCTACTCGTCGCGTTCGTGGTCGTGACCGGCGGCCTCTTCGTCAACTCGATGGCGGCGTACGGCATGTCACGGCTGAAGTGGCGCGGCCGGGGAGCCCTTTTCACGCTCGTCCTGCTGCTGATGCTGGTGCCCTTCGAGTCGGTGGCCGTACCGCTCTTCTACATGTTCAACGACCAGCGCAACACGATCTACATCCAGGCGATCCCGTTCATCGCCAACGCCTTCTCGGTCTACCAGTTCCACACGTTCTTCCGCACGATCCCGCCCAGCATCGAGGAGGCCGCCCGGCTGGACGGCGCGGGCCCCTGGCGCACCTTCTTCGCGATCATCGTGCCGATGTCGAAGCCGGTGTTCGCCTCGGTCGCGATCCTCACCTTCCTCACCCAGTGGGGCTCGTTCCTGTGGCCGGTCCTGATGGTTTCCGACCCCGCCGCACGCCCGCTCCCCCTGGAGATGAGCGTCTTCCAGGGCCAGCAGCCCCCGGACTGGGGTCAGATCCTCGCCTTCGGTGTCCTGCTCGTCCTGCCCGTGCTGGTGGTCTTCGCCTTCTTCCAGCGCTGGTTCGTCCAAGGAGTGGCCAGCTCTGCGGTCAAGGGCTGA